A region of the Mesoterricola sediminis genome:
CGAGCCGCTCGCGGTCGCAGGCCAGGGCGTGGTGGTCCACCTCCACGAAGAGGGCCTCAGGGGCGGGGCTCATGGGCACCTCCCCCGGTCCGCTCCTGTCCGGAGAACTCGGCGATGATGGAGTTGAGGATGCCCTCGGAGCGGGCCGCGTTGCGGCCCAGGCTGAAGGCGATCTCCTGGACGTTGCCGAGCATGTTCTGGATCACCAGCTCGGCCTTCCCGATGACCTGGCGGCGGCGCTCCTCCTCGCCCGTGACGTCCAGGAGGAGGGCGCCCGCGACCTGGTGGGGCTCCACGGCGAAGATCGTGGCGCTGAGGACCTTCTCGCCGCACTGCAGGTTCTGGCGGATGATCTCGTCCCCGCCGGCCAGGACCTCCCGGAACCGGTCGCCGAAGGGCACGAACTTCTCGAGCCGGGCGTCGGCGAGGCCGGGGATGGCCTGGTAGGCGGTCAGGGCGTCCTCGCCCATGATGCGGGCGAACTCCTCGTTGCTCTCGATGATGCGGAGGTCCTGGTCGACGATCACCACCCCCAGGGGCAGGGTGCGGAGCAGGGCGTTGGCCTTCTTCTCGGCCAGGCGCCGCAGGTTGGAGACGCACATGAGCCCTTCCGCGTCGCCGGCCAGGATGGCGGAGGCCAGGGCCCTGCAGGTGTCGTACCCGCAGGCGCCGCAGTTGAGCTCGTCCCCGGCGCAGCGCTTCCCGATCTGGTGCAGGGCTGCCTCCAGCTGGTCGTCCCGGAAGACCGGGCCCGCCTGCGGACGCGGGTCGTAGGTCCGCCCCAGCCCGGGGCCCCAGGAGCGGGGGTAGGCGCCGGGCTCCGTCCGGGCCGCGTCCAGGATGCGCATGTAGGCCTCCACGGGGGAGCGCCGGGTGGCCTTGGGCCCCCGCACGCAGCCGCCTTCGCAGGCCAGGAGCTCCAGGAACAGGTTGCCCTCCGCCGGGGGGCGGAGGCCTTCGAGGGCCTCCCGGATGGCGGTGACGCCCGCGAGGGTGAGGAAGCGCGTCCGGTCCGTGGCCATGTTCAGGCGGGTGGCCCGGGCCATGCCGCCCTCCACGGGATAGAAGGCGCCCTCGGCCGCGGGGCCTCCGGCGAAGGCGTCGTCCGGCCCCGGCTCCAGGTCGGCGGGCGCCAGGCCCGCGTCGTCCAGCCAGGTCCGCAGGTCCTCGAAGGTGAGGGCCGCGGCGAGGAGGCCGGGGTGGCTCTCCGCCTCCAGCTTCTTGCCGATGCAGGGGCCGATGAAGACCACCTTGGCCTCCGCGCCGAAGGCGCGCTGGAGCATCGCCGCGTGGGCCTGGGCCGGCGAGGCCACCGGGGTGAGGTGGGCGGCCAGGTCGGGGCGGGTGCCGCGCACGAGGCTCACCGCCACGGGACAGGCGGTGGACAGCCAGAGGCGGCCCTTCTCCCGGTCCAGGTCGCGGGCGATGCGGGCGCTCACCTCCTGGGCGCCCAGGGCCGTCTCGCCGGCCCCGGCGAACCCGAGGCGGCGCAGGGCGGCCGCCATGCGGGCCGGGGCCAGCCCGGGGAACTCGGAGATCCAGGAGGGCGCCAGGGACGCCACCACGGGGCCGCTTCCGGCCACCAGGCCCTTCACCCGGGGCAGGTCGTCCCGCACCCGCTTCGCGCCCGCGGGGCAGGCCTCGACGCAGGCGCCGCAGGCGACGCAGCGCTCCGGATCGATGGCCGCGTGGCCCTGGGCCACCCGGATCGCCTTGACCGGGCACTGGCGCAGGCACTTGTAGCAGTCCTGGCACTGGGCCGCTTCGGAGCGGACGGGGCCGCTCCTCACAGCACCCGCTCCAGCAGGGCCTCCAGGGCCTCGGGAGACACCCCGTGGACGAGCTCGCCGTCCAGGCGGAGGTTGGGGCCCTGCTGGCACATGCCCTCGCAGCGGCTCCCCTTGAGGGTGACCCGGTCCTCCAGGCCCCGCGCGCGAAGCCATTCCTGGATGTGGGGCAGATGGTCGTCATTGCCCCGGGTGAAGCAGGAGCTGCCGAGGCAGACGGTGAGGACCGGCTTGGGGGCGGCGGGCGAAGCTTCCGCCGGACCCGGGCCGGGGCCCGGGTGCGGTTCGTTGGCTGGCATGGGGACTCCTCAGGGAAGGGGGAGGCGGTTCAGACCGGGACCTCCCCGATGGGGGCCGGCACGACCCGCCCCTGGGCGGACAAACGTGCGGAAAGGACGGCGAGGCCGACGGCGATGTCCTGGTTCTGGACGATGACGGCCGGGGGCAGGTCGAGGGTCGCGCCGGTGAAGTTCCAGATGCCCTCGATGCCGGCGGCCGCCAGGCGGCGCGCGGCCTCCTGGGCCGCCTCGGGGGAGACGGTGAGAATGGCCATCCGGGCGCCCAGTTCGGGGAGGCGGGCTTCCAGCTCGTGCATGGGGTGCACGGGGATGCCGTGGACCTCCCCGCTCCGGGGATCGAGGTCGAAGGCGGCGCGGATCTCCAGCCCGTGGTTGGCGAAGCCCCGGTAGCCCAGGAGGGCCTGGCCCAGGTGCCCGGCCCCCACGAGGATCGCGGCGGAGACCCGGTTCCAGTTGAGGTGGCCCTCGATGGCCTCCACCAGCTCGGAGGTGCGGAAGCCGATCTTGGGGCGGCCCACGATGCCGATCAGGCCGAAATCCTTGCGGACCTGGACCGGGTCCAGGCGGAGGAGCTCGCCCAGGCGGGCGCTGGAGACCACCTCCCGGCCCGCGCGGTGCATCTCCCGCACCACCCGCAGGTAGTTCGGCAGCCTCTGGACGGTCGTGAGGGGGAGCCCTCCGATCCGGTACCCGAAGACCATGGGTGCCTCCTGGCGGTTCGGATATCGTTCAATTGATATCGATACCGCAAGATCAATTGTGCCCCGGTCCGGACGGATGTCAAGGCCCGTGCCGGATCCTGCAGATGATAGGGCTCGACTCAACCAGGCATCCCGGCTGAGGCCAGGTTGAAGGTTGGATCAGGGCCATCCCCGTCATCCTGCCCATCTGCGTTCATCCGCGTTTCCGCAGGGCCAGCCAATGGTCGGGTAGGCGCACGCCTGACCTGCACGCGCCGACCCACGCCTTCCCTGGCCCTGCGGAAACGCGGATGAACGCAGATGGGCGGGGTGAACGGGGATCTGGCTTCAGCAGGCTGGTTCATTCGAAAGCCAAGGCTGGCTGTCCCGGCCCGAATGCCCTTGGCCAGGGTGCCGCTCTGCAGTTGGCCCGACTCGGGCAGGAACCGCGCCAGGACTCGGCGGAAGGGCTCCCACCCGGGGGGAGATGGTGACAGGCGGAGGACAGATCTGGCTCGACAACAATAGGAAAATCAGATTTTGCGAAGGGTGCAACCTCTATTTCAGGTCCTCAACGGCTGGATCCGGCCTCAGGCCTGCCAGCAGCGCCGCGTGGAAGGTCGCCGGGTCCTGGATCTGGGGGGCGTGGCCCAAGTCGGGGAAGGGCACCAGCACGGCGCCGGGGATGGTCTTGGCGGCCCGGCGGCCCAGCTCCGGGTAGTGGCCCAGGCGCGCCGCCACGGCGGGGGGGGCCGCATCCTTGGCGATGGCCGTGGTGTCCTTCTGGCCGATCAGGAGGAGGGTGGGGACCTTCAGCTGACCGAGTTCGTACACCACGGGCTGGGTGCAGATCATGTCGTAGATGAGGGCCGAATTCCACGCCACCCGCTCCCGTCCGGGTCCCTGGAACAGGCCCGCGAGCATGCGCACCGGGGCCTCGAACTCGGGCCGCCATTGGCCCGCGTAGTACGTGGCCCGCTCGTAGGCGCGGAGGCGTTCGGCGCTGAAGGCCAGTTCCCGCTGGTACCACTGGTCCACCGTGAGGGCGGGGACCCCCTCGGCCTGCCAATCCTCCAGGCCGATGGGGTTGGCCAGGACCAGGTGCTCCACCTCCGCGGGGAACATGAGGGCGTAGCGGACCGCGAGCATGCCTCCGGTGGAATGCCCGACCAGGACGGCCTTCCGGATCCCCAGGGAGGTCAGGAGGGCCCGGGTGTTGTGGGCCAGTTGGCGGAAGCTGAACTGGTAACGGGCCGGCTTGGTGGATTTCCCGAACCCGATCTGGTCGGGCGCGATCACCCGGAAGCCCGCCTGCGCCAGGGCGCGGATCGTGCCCTCCCAGGTGGCGGCGGTGAAGTTCTTGCCGTGGAGCAGGACGGCAGTTCGGCCATTGGGCTTTTCCGGGGCCACGTCCAGGTAGGCCATGGCCAGGTCGAGGCCCTGGGACCGGAAGGCGTACCGATGCACTGGGAAGGGGTAGTCGAAGCCCTCCAGCTCGGGGCCAAAGGCGGCCGGAGCCTGGGCGGCCAGGACGGCGGGGACGAGCAGCGTGATGGCGCGCGGGCGCATGGGCACCTCCCGGGCCCAGGGTACACCGGGGGCGGCGAGGCGGCGGTTAGCGACCGACCGACCATGGCCCCCCGGTGCCCCAGTCCGGGCGGGCGCCGGCTGATACCCTGGAGGCATGGGTCTCGAACTGCTGGCGCCGGCCAAGAACGCGGAACAGGGTCTCCTCGCGCTCCGGTGCGGGGCGGACGCCCTCTACATGGGAGGCCCCCGCTTCGGGGCACGGGCGGCCGCGGGCAACGGCCTGGCGGATTTCGAGGTGCTGACCCGGGAGGCCCGCCTCTGGGGCGCCAAGGTCTTCGCCACCCTCAACACGATCCTCTACGACGGGGAGCTGGAGGACGCGCGCCGCCAGGCCTGGGCCCTGTACGAGGCGGGCGTGGACGCCCTGATCATCCAGGACATGGCCTACCTGGAACTGGACCTGCCGCCCCTGCCGCTCCACGCCAGCACCCAGGCCGCCTGCGACAGCCCGGCCAAGGTGGCCTTCCTGGCCGGGGCGGGCTTCACCCGGGCGATCCTGGCCCGGGAACTGGGGCTGGCGGACATGGCGGCCATCCGCGCCGCCGCCGACATCGAGCTGGAGGCCTTCGTCTTCGGGGCCCTCTGCGTGGGCGAGAGCGGGCACTGCTACCTGAGCGGCTCCATCTGCGGCCGCAGCGGGAACCGGGGCGAGTGCGCCCAGCCCTGCCGCGCCCCCTGGAACCTGCTGGACGGGACGGGCCGCGTCCTCGTGCGGGAGAAGCACCTCCTCAGCATCCGGGACCTGGACCTGTCCGGCCATATCGAGGCCATGGCCGACGCGGGCGTCACCAGCTTCAAGATCGAGGGCCGCCTCAAGGACGCCGACTACGTGAAGAACGTGGTCAGCCACCTGCGCGGCAAGCTCGACGCCGTCCTGGCGCGTCGTCCGGAGCTGGGGCGGGCCTCCCTGGGCACCGTCGCCGCCGCCTTCGCGCCCGACCCGGCCAAGACCTTCCAGCGCGGGCTGTCCTCGTACCGCATCGACGGCGCGCGCCGGTCCATGGGGACGCCCCACGCGGCGCGCCACCTGGGCGAGCCCGTCGGCGTGGCGAAATCGGTCCAGGGCGACCGGGTCGTGCTCGACGTCCCCGCCGACCTGCACCCCGGCGACGGCCTCGCCTTCGTGGACGGGGCCGAGGTGGCGGGAACCGTGGTCAACGCCGTCGAGGGCCGCCAGGTCTTCGTGCAGGACCCATCCCGGATCCGCCCCGGCGCGCGCCTCCACCGGAACCTGGACCTCCACTGGCTCCGCGCCCTGCGCGCCGCGAAGGTGGACCGCCGGATCCCGGTGGCGGCCCGCCTGGACTTCCCGGACGGGGAGGCCCGCCTGCGGCTGGAGGACCCCAGCGGGCTCGCCGTGGAGGCCCGCGCCGCCGGAACCTTCCCGCCCGCCCAGGATCCGGCGCGGGTCCAGGAGGCCGCGCGGGAGGCCGTCGGCCGCCTGGGCGGCACCCCCTTCGCGCTGGCGGCCTTCGACCTGGCCGAGCCGCGCTTCGTGCCCGTCAGCGCCCTCAATGCCCTTCGGCGCGAGGCGGCCGGAGCCCTGGAGGCCCTGCGCCGGGCCCCGCGGCCCCGGGAGGGGCGCCGCGCGCCCGCCCCGGCGCCCCTCCCCGCCGGCGAGCTGGACCTCACCTGGAACGTGGCCAACGCCGCCGCCCGCGCCTTCTATGAGCGGGCCGGGGCCCGCGTGCTGGAGCCCGCCGCGGAGCTCCAGGCCGACCTGCGCGGGCGGGTGGTGATGACCACGCGCCACTGCGTGAAGTACGAGCTGGGCTGGTGCTCCGTCCATCCCAACCCCGAGCCCTGGCGCCGGCTGGACGAACCCGAGGGGCCCCTGTTCCTGGAGAACGGCCCCACCCGCCTCCGCTGCCGCTTCGACTGCGCCCGCTGCCGCATGGAACTCATCCTGGAAGGGGAGGCCCGGGCTTGAAGGGGGACCCCGGCACCGGGCCCCTGCCGCCGGGCCCCTGGGACGTGGCCGTCGTGGGCGGCGGGCCCGCGGGGCTCCTCGCCGCGGGGCGCGCCGCCATGCTGGGCGCGCGGGTCCTGCTGCTGGAGAAGATGGAGAAGCCCGCGCGCAAGCTGCGGATCACGGGGAAGGGCCGGGCCAACATCACGAACATGCGGCCCCTGGAGGAGCATCTGCGCGAGATCCGGCCCGAGCCCCGCTTCCTCCGGGGCGCCTTCGGGGCCTTCTTCAACCGCGATCTGGTGGACCTCCTCGCGGCGGAGGGCGTCGAGGTCCGGGTGGAGCGGGGGGATCGGGTCTTTCCCGCCAGCGGCCGCGCCTGGGACGTGGCCGAAGCCCTGGCCGCGTGGGCGGTCCGCCAGGGCGCGGTCCTGGTGCCCCGGGCCCGGGTCGAGGCGCTTGTCGTCCACGACGGGGTCTTCGCCGGCCTCGAGGTGGTCCGCACCGGGTCCGGCCTCCGGCAGCGCGTGGAGGCGCCGCGGTGCGTCCTCGCCACGGGCGGGCTGTCCTACCCGGGCACCGGCTCGACGGGGGACGGCCTGGCCTTCGCCGAGGCCACGGGCCACCGGCTCACGGCGCCTTTCCCCTCCCTCGTGGGCCTCCGGACCCGGCCGGCCCTCGAGGAGGTCCAGGGGCTGGACCTGCGCAACGTGGCCCTCACGGTCTGGATCGACGGCCGCAAGCAGGACACCGAGTTCGGCGAGGCCGACGTCACGGCCCGGGGCCTGGGGGGACCGATCGTCCTCCGCCAGAGCCGGCGCATCGTGGAGGCCCTCGCCGCCGGCCGGCGCGTGGAGGCGGCGCTGGACCTCAAGCCCGCCCTCGATCCGCCCACCCTGGAGGCCCGCCTCGCCCGGGAACTGGAGGCCCGCCGCACCTGCGGGGACCTCCTGCGGTCGCTGCTGCCGCCGCTCCTGGTGCCCGTCTTCCTGGCGCGCCTCGGGCTCGACGCGGCCGCGCCCGCCGCGCGGCTCCAGGAGGGCCTCCGCCGGCGCCTCCTGGCCCTCCTCAAGGACTTCCGCCTGGAGGTGGTGGGCCACGGCGGCTGGGAGGAGGCCATCGTGACCGCCGGCGGCGTCTCCCTGAAGGACGTGGATCCGCGCACGCTGGCCTCGCGCCGGGTGGCCGGGCTCCATTTCGCCGGCGAGGTGCTGGACCTGGACGCCAACACCGGCGGCTACAACCTGCAGATCGCCTTCTCCACCGGGTGGCTCGCGGGCGAGGCCGCGGCCCGCGCGATCCTGAACCCCGGCGAATAGGTCCATTAGGATCCTGAACATCGCGGCCGGATCCATTGACGGGCGCGGAGGCGGGGCCGACCATGGCCAGACATGAGAACCCTGGCCGCCACCTCCGCCTCCGCCGCCGGCAACCCCGGCGAGGCGGCGCTCTGGGCGGCCGCGGCGGCCCTCGTATGCGCGAGCCTGTTCCTCGGCGTGCTGCTGATTGGCACCGGGGCGGGGGCCTCCTAGCCGGATCCGACAGGAACCCACCCGCCCCGCACCCCTCCAGGTCGCGGGGCTTTTTCCTTTTCCCCCCACCCTTCTCCGAGGTCCCCATGAGCCCCCGCCGCCCCGAAGCCACCCGCGCCGCCGCCTCCGCCCCCTCCAGCCACCCCTCCGCCCGGGCCCAGGGCGGGACCGGGGCCCGGGGCCCCGCCGCCCGCACCCAGGACCCCCAGGCCGAGATGTGCCTCCAGGCCGACGGCTGGAACTTCCGGCTCCTCGTCTAGGCTGTGTTCGGAATCTATATATTAGATAAATAGTTAACTTGTACTCATACGTAAAGGCTCGTACACCACGAATTTTCCTGGGGTAACGATGCCGAGAGGTTTCCTGACCGATGCCATGTGGGCAAAGCTTGAACCGCTCCTTCCGCCGGAGGAATTTGGACCTTGGACAAGCGTGTACACGCGATTTGAGGCCTGGACCAAGCGCGGCGTGTGGCAAAGGATCCTGGAGTTCCTGCGCAAGGAAGCCGACCTGGAGTGGGTCATGCTGGATGGCACCATCATTCGCGCTCATCAACCTTCAGCAGGCAAAAGGGGGGGCTCTGGAACCAGGCGCTCGGACGATCTCGGGGTGGATGCTCGACCAAGATCCATTTGATCTGCGATGCCCACGGTAATCCTTTGGATTTCCTGGTCACTCCGGGGCAAGCCCATGAAAGCCGGTCTGCTGAAGGATTGCTGTGCGGTTGGCAGGCAGAGTACGTGTTCGGAGATCGGGCCTACGATGGGAACCCGGTAAGGAAGGCGATCGAGGCCATGGGT
Encoded here:
- a CDS encoding alpha/beta fold hydrolase, whose amino-acid sequence is MPPGYQPAPARTGAPGGHGRSVANRRLAAPGVPWAREVPMRPRAITLLVPAVLAAQAPAAFGPELEGFDYPFPVHRYAFRSQGLDLAMAYLDVAPEKPNGRTAVLLHGKNFTAATWEGTIRALAQAGFRVIAPDQIGFGKSTKPARYQFSFRQLAHNTRALLTSLGIRKAVLVGHSTGGMLAVRYALMFPAEVEHLVLANPIGLEDWQAEGVPALTVDQWYQRELAFSAERLRAYERATYYAGQWRPEFEAPVRMLAGLFQGPGRERVAWNSALIYDMICTQPVVYELGQLKVPTLLLIGQKDTTAIAKDAAPPAVAARLGHYPELGRRAAKTIPGAVLVPFPDLGHAPQIQDPATFHAALLAGLRPDPAVEDLK
- a CDS encoding [Fe-Fe] hydrogenase large subunit C-terminal domain-containing protein: MRSGPVRSEAAQCQDCYKCLRQCPVKAIRVAQGHAAIDPERCVACGACVEACPAGAKRVRDDLPRVKGLVAGSGPVVASLAPSWISEFPGLAPARMAAALRRLGFAGAGETALGAQEVSARIARDLDREKGRLWLSTACPVAVSLVRGTRPDLAAHLTPVASPAQAHAAMLQRAFGAEAKVVFIGPCIGKKLEAESHPGLLAAALTFEDLRTWLDDAGLAPADLEPGPDDAFAGGPAAEGAFYPVEGGMARATRLNMATDRTRFLTLAGVTAIREALEGLRPPAEGNLFLELLACEGGCVRGPKATRRSPVEAYMRILDAARTEPGAYPRSWGPGLGRTYDPRPQAGPVFRDDQLEAALHQIGKRCAGDELNCGACGYDTCRALASAILAGDAEGLMCVSNLRRLAEKKANALLRTLPLGVVIVDQDLRIIESNEEFARIMGEDALTAYQAIPGLADARLEKFVPFGDRFREVLAGGDEIIRQNLQCGEKVLSATIFAVEPHQVAGALLLDVTGEEERRRQVIGKAELVIQNMLGNVQEIAFSLGRNAARSEGILNSIIAEFSGQERTGGGAHEPRP
- a CDS encoding BaiN/RdsA family NAD(P)/FAD-dependent oxidoreductase codes for the protein MKGDPGTGPLPPGPWDVAVVGGGPAGLLAAGRAAMLGARVLLLEKMEKPARKLRITGKGRANITNMRPLEEHLREIRPEPRFLRGAFGAFFNRDLVDLLAAEGVEVRVERGDRVFPASGRAWDVAEALAAWAVRQGAVLVPRARVEALVVHDGVFAGLEVVRTGSGLRQRVEAPRCVLATGGLSYPGTGSTGDGLAFAEATGHRLTAPFPSLVGLRTRPALEEVQGLDLRNVALTVWIDGRKQDTEFGEADVTARGLGGPIVLRQSRRIVEALAAGRRVEAALDLKPALDPPTLEARLARELEARRTCGDLLRSLLPPLLVPVFLARLGLDAAAPAARLQEGLRRRLLALLKDFRLEVVGHGGWEEAIVTAGGVSLKDVDPRTLASRRVAGLHFAGEVLDLDANTGGYNLQIAFSTGWLAGEAAARAILNPGE
- a CDS encoding redox-sensing transcriptional repressor Rex → MVFGYRIGGLPLTTVQRLPNYLRVVREMHRAGREVVSSARLGELLRLDPVQVRKDFGLIGIVGRPKIGFRTSELVEAIEGHLNWNRVSAAILVGAGHLGQALLGYRGFANHGLEIRAAFDLDPRSGEVHGIPVHPMHELEARLPELGARMAILTVSPEAAQEAARRLAAAGIEGIWNFTGATLDLPPAVIVQNQDIAVGLAVLSARLSAQGRVVPAPIGEVPV
- a CDS encoding peptidase U32 family protein — its product is MGLELLAPAKNAEQGLLALRCGADALYMGGPRFGARAAAGNGLADFEVLTREARLWGAKVFATLNTILYDGELEDARRQAWALYEAGVDALIIQDMAYLELDLPPLPLHASTQAACDSPAKVAFLAGAGFTRAILARELGLADMAAIRAAADIELEAFVFGALCVGESGHCYLSGSICGRSGNRGECAQPCRAPWNLLDGTGRVLVREKHLLSIRDLDLSGHIEAMADAGVTSFKIEGRLKDADYVKNVVSHLRGKLDAVLARRPELGRASLGTVAAAFAPDPAKTFQRGLSSYRIDGARRSMGTPHAARHLGEPVGVAKSVQGDRVVLDVPADLHPGDGLAFVDGAEVAGTVVNAVEGRQVFVQDPSRIRPGARLHRNLDLHWLRALRAAKVDRRIPVAARLDFPDGEARLRLEDPSGLAVEARAAGTFPPAQDPARVQEAAREAVGRLGGTPFALAAFDLAEPRFVPVSALNALRREAAGALEALRRAPRPREGRRAPAPAPLPAGELDLTWNVANAAARAFYERAGARVLEPAAELQADLRGRVVMTTRHCVKYELGWCSVHPNPEPWRRLDEPEGPLFLENGPTRLRCRFDCARCRMELILEGEARA
- a CDS encoding (2Fe-2S) ferredoxin domain-containing protein; the protein is MPANEPHPGPGPGPAEASPAAPKPVLTVCLGSSCFTRGNDDHLPHIQEWLRARGLEDRVTLKGSRCEGMCQQGPNLRLDGELVHGVSPEALEALLERVL